The candidate division KSB1 bacterium genome contains a region encoding:
- a CDS encoding alpha-amylase family glycosyl hydrolase: MCEFKAASAWMVSALFLWMMISPQPLTSQETTVLKTSAKSNWETAYSAKELGAIRRNGRTLFRLFAPRATSVILHLYRDAEAASGERVAMHRDADGVWEAEIERDLLGYYYSYSVDGPRGKDEAFDPEKQIADPYSRAVASRNEYHHRARTLIVDMAAYDWEGDVGPNIAWEDLIIYECHLRDMTAHPSSGADPAIAGSYCGFIQPSIRGGINHLKALGCNAVEFLPLHEFGNIEIPYQVPVDGVVNTWNPYARNHWGYMTSYFFAPESYYASGESLASGKLCGVDGRAVNELRDVVKALHREGIAVILDVVYNHVSQYDWNCFKLIDKKYYFRLNLDGSYTSVSGCGNDFKTESPMGRRMILDSIRFWMEEYHIDGFRFDLAAMIDAETCDEIYRLARQINPNVILITEPWGGGYKPAEFSRRGWAAWNDQFRNGVKGQNPYNGQSFIFGRWFGNNSLKTIKRYVMGSLAAHGGLFVEKAHSVNYLESHDDHTLGDFIRIGLGGSEKVDDPEANARLTPEQLRINKLAALILFTSQGPVMIHEGQEWARSKVIAPAPVDDPKIGWIDHNSYNKDNETNWLNYQHADWNRELVDYYRGLIALRKAHPAFRRSRPQDFKFLTTRKNPFALGYLIRKDGSGDSHDFIVLLNGHREKSAEFSLPRGRWTIVADESGSQLYRPLFDHRVQVPPSSGMILQK, encoded by the coding sequence ATGTGCGAATTCAAAGCGGCCTCCGCTTGGATGGTTTCCGCTCTGTTTCTGTGGATGATGATCTCTCCTCAACCGCTGACATCACAGGAAACGACCGTGCTCAAAACAAGCGCAAAATCGAATTGGGAAACAGCCTATTCTGCCAAAGAACTGGGGGCGATCCGCCGAAACGGCCGAACTTTGTTCAGACTTTTTGCTCCGCGGGCGACATCGGTCATTCTCCATCTCTATCGTGACGCCGAGGCCGCGAGCGGCGAACGAGTCGCCATGCACCGCGATGCGGACGGTGTCTGGGAGGCTGAGATCGAACGTGATCTGCTTGGTTATTATTATTCCTACAGTGTCGACGGGCCTCGGGGTAAGGATGAAGCATTCGATCCTGAAAAGCAAATTGCCGACCCTTACTCTCGCGCCGTCGCTTCCCGCAACGAATATCATCATCGGGCCCGCACTTTGATCGTGGATATGGCCGCTTATGATTGGGAAGGTGACGTCGGACCGAATATTGCCTGGGAGGACCTCATCATCTATGAATGTCACCTGCGCGACATGACCGCTCATCCCAGCTCCGGCGCTGATCCGGCCATTGCAGGAAGTTACTGCGGCTTTATACAGCCTTCCATCCGCGGCGGCATCAATCACCTCAAGGCCCTTGGATGCAACGCCGTCGAGTTTCTCCCCTTACATGAATTCGGCAATATCGAAATCCCCTATCAAGTGCCGGTGGATGGAGTCGTCAACACTTGGAATCCCTATGCTCGCAATCATTGGGGCTACATGACGTCTTACTTTTTCGCGCCGGAATCCTACTACGCTTCGGGAGAATCTTTGGCTTCCGGAAAACTGTGCGGCGTCGACGGCCGAGCCGTGAACGAGCTGCGCGATGTCGTCAAGGCGCTGCATCGAGAGGGCATCGCCGTTATTCTGGACGTAGTCTATAACCATGTCTCGCAGTATGATTGGAACTGCTTCAAGCTGATCGATAAAAAGTACTATTTTCGTCTCAACCTCGACGGCAGCTATACCTCGGTCAGCGGCTGCGGCAATGATTTCAAGACCGAAAGTCCGATGGGCCGCCGGATGATCCTCGACAGCATCCGCTTTTGGATGGAAGAGTATCACATCGACGGTTTCCGCTTCGATCTGGCCGCCATGATCGATGCGGAAACCTGCGATGAAATCTATCGCCTTGCACGGCAGATCAATCCCAACGTCATTTTGATCACCGAGCCGTGGGGCGGCGGTTATAAGCCGGCTGAATTCTCCCGACGCGGCTGGGCGGCCTGGAACGATCAGTTCCGCAACGGCGTCAAGGGTCAGAATCCGTACAACGGTCAAAGCTTTATCTTCGGACGCTGGTTCGGAAACAATAGCTTAAAGACAATTAAACGTTACGTGATGGGCTCCTTGGCGGCTCACGGCGGCCTGTTTGTCGAAAAAGCGCATTCCGTGAATTACCTCGAATCCCATGACGATCACACGTTAGGCGATTTTATCCGCATCGGCTTGGGCGGTTCGGAAAAAGTCGACGATCCGGAGGCCAACGCCCGCCTGACTCCGGAACAACTGCGCATCAACAAGCTTGCCGCGCTGATTCTTTTTACTTCCCAAGGCCCGGTGATGATTCACGAAGGCCAGGAGTGGGCGCGCAGCAAAGTCATTGCACCCGCCCCTGTCGACGATCCTAAAATCGGCTGGATTGACCATAACAGTTACAACAAAGATAATGAAACGAATTGGCTGAACTATCAACATGCCGATTGGAATCGGGAGCTTGTCGATTATTATCGCGGCCTGATTGCCCTGCGCAAGGCACATCCTGCTTTCCGTCGCAGCCGTCCCCAGGATTTTAAATTTCTGACGACGCGCAAAAATCCTTTCGCTCTCGGTTATCTGATTCGAAAAGACGGCTCCGGCGATTCGCATGATTTCATCGTTTTGTTGAACGGTCATCGGGAGAAAAGCGCGGAATTTTCGCTGCCCCGCGGTCGATGGACGATTGTAGCTGATGAATCTGGTTCGCAGCTTTATCGGCCGCTCTTTGATCACCGCGTTCAAGTACCGCCCTCCAGCGGCATGATTCTGCAGAAATAA
- a CDS encoding class I SAM-dependent methyltransferase, with protein sequence MNEQNDEINLLEDLYGRIIPKYEEAHGIMAALLDFPASSDLCFVDLGCGFGGLTRRILESFPSSTIFCVDIDELILQRMKQKLAAYADQIVPLARNLNDQAWMQDIRPPAAILSSFTLDFLTSERRQALLIEAFQLLDSGGRWVSCEFYRSPDARVNRVFYDLEIRFIRQALEQGEVTKDQLDRLAASNRLRHNQPMMTVDDMKLQLQAAGFSTIDVPWRFLNLAMVSGIKASR encoded by the coding sequence ATGAACGAACAAAACGATGAAATCAATCTGCTGGAAGATCTCTACGGACGCATCATCCCCAAGTATGAGGAAGCACATGGAATCATGGCGGCGCTTCTCGATTTTCCGGCAAGCAGTGATCTGTGCTTTGTCGATCTGGGTTGCGGCTTCGGCGGACTGACGAGGCGCATTTTAGAGTCGTTTCCATCTTCAACCATTTTCTGTGTCGACATCGATGAATTAATTCTGCAGCGAATGAAGCAAAAACTCGCAGCGTATGCAGATCAAATTGTTCCTTTGGCGCGCAACCTCAACGACCAGGCTTGGATGCAGGACATCCGCCCGCCGGCCGCCATCCTATCTTCCTTTACGCTCGACTTTTTGACTAGCGAACGACGGCAGGCTTTGCTGATAGAGGCGTTCCAACTTTTAGATTCAGGAGGACGATGGGTCAGTTGCGAGTTCTATCGTTCGCCCGACGCGCGCGTCAATCGCGTTTTTTACGATCTTGAAATTCGCTTTATTCGCCAGGCCCTGGAGCAGGGCGAAGTGACGAAGGATCAGCTCGATCGTCTTGCGGCTTCGAATCGTTTGCGCCATAACCAGCCGATGATGACCGTCGACGACATGAAGCTGCAGCTCCAGGCGGCCGGTTTCAGCACCATCGATGTACCTTGGCGATTTTTGAATTTGGCCATGGTTTCCGGCATTAAAGCATCTCGCTGA
- a CDS encoding anaerobic sulfatase maturase yields MQTSLSQKPLRSILVKPAGSACNLACRYCFYLGKNVSQDRNLPMRMSEETLRSLVKQMMRQGEREVSFCWQGGEPTLMGIEFYERAVEYQIRFGRPGRIVGNSLQTNGVLIDRDWALFLRDARFLVGLSLDGPRHIHDRYRMGKGQGSWTSVMTALEILMRYEVPVNVLTVVNDYSVNFADEIYSFHKQNGLTYMQFIPCVERRRDDPQEYASFAVPAEAYGRFLCRLFDLWWEDFQDGKPTTIIRWFDSAAANCAGIEPAECTLQTECGSYLVAEHNGDVFSCDFFVDTAHYLGNLHKTPLVELLNSPQQKDFGAVKADLPTDCRSCEWLYLCKGGCPKERKGSGEEPRNNYLCGAYREFFRHAESRLKELAERAKPALR; encoded by the coding sequence GTGCAGACATCCCTTTCGCAAAAACCTTTGCGTTCGATTCTAGTCAAACCGGCAGGCTCGGCGTGTAATTTAGCCTGCCGATACTGCTTCTATTTGGGAAAAAACGTTTCTCAAGATCGTAACCTGCCGATGCGGATGAGCGAAGAGACGTTGCGGAGTTTGGTCAAGCAAATGATGCGACAGGGTGAACGAGAGGTGTCCTTTTGCTGGCAGGGCGGTGAACCGACTTTGATGGGCATAGAGTTTTACGAACGCGCAGTCGAATATCAAATCCGATTCGGCCGGCCCGGCCGGATCGTCGGCAACAGCCTGCAGACCAACGGCGTGCTGATTGACCGCGACTGGGCTTTGTTTCTGCGCGATGCACGTTTTCTGGTCGGACTTTCTTTAGATGGACCTCGGCACATTCACGATCGTTATCGCATGGGCAAAGGACAGGGAAGCTGGACGAGCGTCATGACCGCATTGGAAATATTGATGCGCTACGAGGTGCCCGTCAACGTCTTGACGGTCGTCAACGACTATTCCGTCAATTTTGCCGACGAAATTTACTCTTTTCACAAGCAGAATGGTTTGACCTACATGCAGTTCATCCCCTGTGTCGAAAGGCGGCGGGATGATCCGCAGGAATACGCTTCTTTTGCGGTCCCTGCTGAAGCATACGGCAGGTTTTTGTGTCGATTGTTCGATCTTTGGTGGGAGGATTTTCAAGACGGAAAGCCGACGACCATTATTCGCTGGTTCGATTCGGCGGCGGCAAACTGCGCGGGAATCGAACCGGCCGAGTGCACGCTGCAGACCGAGTGCGGTTCTTATCTGGTCGCCGAGCATAACGGGGATGTATTTTCCTGCGACTTTTTTGTCGACACAGCACATTATTTAGGGAATTTACACAAGACTCCTCTTGTCGAACTTCTCAATAGCCCTCAACAAAAAGACTTTGGCGCCGTTAAAGCTGATTTGCCCACAGACTGCCGTTCTTGTGAATGGTTGTATCTTTGCAAAGGCGGATGTCCGAAAGAGCGAAAAGGAAGCGGGGAAGAGCCGCGCAACAACTATCTGTGCGGGGCTTATCGCGAGTTTTTCCGCCATGCTGAATCGCGGCTGAAAGAATTGGCGGAACGCGCCAAGCCGGCGCTGCGCTGA